The Fundidesulfovibrio soli sequence AGCTGGCGGGATGAAGCCTGATACTCGTTGGTGATGCTCACCGGGCCGAAGAGGCGGCGGTACCTGGGCTCGCGGGCCACCACCGTGCCGATGCCCTTCCAGAGCAGCAGCAGGGCGTTGTAGCTTTTCTGGTATTCGACGCGCACGAAGGAGCGCCCCATCTCCAAGGCCGGGCCGAGCTCGTGCAGGAAGCGCGGCTTGAGCCTGAACAGTGTGCCCACGTACAGCCCGGCGGGGCCGCGCTCCGCAAGTATTTCGTCCGTGCGGCCCAGGCGGTACGCGCCCACCACCTCGCGCTCCTTCACGTTCCAGATGAACACGTGGGAGTAGAACGCGTCGAAGGAGTCCAAGTCGCAGGAGGAGCCTGTGCCCTCGCCCACCTTGCGGAAGGTGGCCTCGCGCAGCCGCCCGATCTCCTTGAGCACCAGGGGGATGTCCTTGGAGCGGGCCTCGTACACGCGGAAGCCGCCGCTCTCCAGGAGCAGGGACGCCTCGGGCAGGCGCGCCACCTCGGCCTCCATGAGCGAGGAGTCCTGCGGGGCGATGAGGGCCTCCTGGCGGCTGATGGAGCGCACCGGGAAGCTCCTGAAGGGGCTCTTGCGCGCCTCGCCGCCGCCGAGCATCTCGGTGTGCAGGCGCAGGTAGTCGGCGGCCTGCTTGTCGGAGAGCTCCTCCAGGCGCGCTGGCGCTATGGGCTGGCCCACGCGCACCTCCACGGTGGTGCGGGCCTTGTTCACGAACTCGCGGGGCAGCAGCATGGTGCGCAGCTTGGGGTGCACCAGCCCGGCCAGGTGGAACATGGCCCCGTTGGCCCCGGCGAAGTGCACGGGCACCACCGTGGCCCCGCAGGCCTTGATGATCCTGGCGATGGAGGGGCTCCAGCTGGGTTCTGCCACCCTGCCCTCGCGCACGTTGAAGTGGGCCACCTCGCCCGCCGGGAACACGCCCAGGGCCGCGCCGTCGCGCAGCCAGGCGATGCTCTCGCGCAGGGGGGCAATGTTGCGCCCCAGGGAGTTCTCCGTGCCGAAGGGGTCCACCAGGATGAACAGCTCGCGCAGCTCCCGGATGCGGCCCAACAGGTGGTTGGCCATGATCTTGGCGTCGGGGCGCACGCGGTTGAGCATCTCGGCCAGGAAGATGCCCTCCAGCCCGCCGAAGGGGTGGTTGGCCACCGCCATCACGGGGCCGCTGGCGGGGATGCGGGCCAGGTCCTCGCTTAAGACGTTGCACTTGAAGCCGAAGGCGTCGACCAGGCCGCGCAGGAAGTCCATACCCGTGGCCTGGGCGGGGATGCGGCTGTAGCTGCGGGAAAGCTGGTCCAGGCCCAGGGCCTTGGCGATGGGTTTGCCCGCCAGGCGCAGCACGGTGCGCGCAAGGGGATGGCGGACGTTGTCCTCGAGGCGGAATATGTCGTTGCGGGATTGGTCGGAGCGTGGATGCATGGCTGCCTCCGGTAGGTGGAATACCGATAGGCAGTGCTAGCGCGGCCGTGTTTCGGGGGTGTGGTGCTTGTGTGACCGTTCGCGCCCTTCAGGTTGCGAACATGTGCCGGGGGGCGCGGCTTAACCGCCGAAGCGCTCGATCTTCTGCTTGTAGGCCCGCACGCCTTCGGCGATACCCTGGGCCAGGCCTTCGAGGTATTTCTCGTTGCGCAGGCGGGCGGCCTCGGCAGGGTTGGTGATGTAGCCCACCTCCACCAGTATGGCGGGCATCTTGGCCCCAAGCAGCACGTAGAACGGGGCCTCGTGCAGCCCCCTGTCCCGCGTGGAGCCGCCCCGTTTGGCCTGGCTGAGGGCCGAGGCGTGGGCCGCGCGGGCGAAATCGCGCGACTCGGTCAATTTGGAGGCGTGCATGAGCTCGTCCAGAATCTTCTGCATGTCCGAGATGCGTCTGGGGTCCACGGAGTTCTCCCGCGCGGCCACCCGCACCTCGTCGGGCGTGGAGGCCAGGTTCAGGGAGTAGGTCTCCAGGCCGGAGGAGCCGGAATCGCCGTGGGCGTTGCAGTGGATGGAGACGAACAGGTCGGCCTTCCTGGCGTTGGCCATGGCGGTGCGCCCCTCCAGGGAGACGAACTTGTCCTGCGTGCGGGTGTAGAGCACCTCGAAGCCCATCTTCTCGAGCTTCCCGCCAAGCAGCTTGGCGATGCGCAGGTTCACGTCCTTCTCCACCAGACCGCCCGCGCCGTGGGCTCCGGGGTCCTTGCCGCCGTGGCCGGCGTCCACCATGACGCGGCGCACGGTGAGGCCCAGCTGCTCCACCAGCTGCCGGGCCATCCTCTTGCGCCCCGGAGTTGCCAGCAGAGGGACCGCCTCGCCGGGTGCGGCCTCCTGAACGGCGGCTTCGGGCGCTGCCTGAGCCTTGGCCTTGCCCTTCGGCTGCGCCTGGGGTTCGGCGGATTTGCCCCCGGCGGCCTTGTCCTCCGCGGCGCGGGCCTTGGCGGACTGGCCCTGCACGTCCACGATGATGCGGTAGGGATTCTCCAGCACGAACACCTGCTGGCTCTTGAGGTTCTCGACCTCAACCACCAGCCGGGTCACGCCGGGCTTGTAGGGGGCCAGGCGCACCTTGCGGGCCACGTCGCCGCGCACGTCGAAGCGGCCGGGCACGCCGGGCTTGATGCGGGTGTCGTCCAGATCGACGTAGAGGCGGCGCAGCCCGTCCTTGGAGGCCTCGGGCGGCAGCAGCTGCCAGTGGTGCTGCACCTCGCCCCCGAGCACCACCGCGATGCGGGAGTAGTCCTTGCCGGACCAGATCTGCACGTCCGTGACGGGGGTAAGCTTGGGCGCCGAGGCGGGCTTGGCCTGCTTGGAATCCTTGGCTTGCTTCGAGGACTTCGCGGCCTTGTCGGCCTTGCTGGGCTTGGCGGATTTGGCGGATGGAGTCTGCCCGGACGCCTTGGCCGCATCCTGGGCGGAGGCGGCCAAGGCAAGCCCCCGCCCGGTCCACGACCCCGCGCACAGGCCCAGCGCGGCCAGCAGAAACGCCAGCAGCAGCGGGCGCGCGGCGAGAGCCGCCGGACGGATCACCCGCACCCCGCCGCCCCTACTCCACGGTGACGGACTTGGCCAGGTTGCGGGGCTGGTCCACGTCCTTGCCGAGATAGTCGGCCATTTCGTAGGCGAAGAGCTGCAGGGCGGGCAGCATCAGGAACGTGTTCATGGGCCCCCAGACGTTGGGCACCTCCCAGAGGTCCTCCACGCGCAGGTCCGTGCCGGCGGGGGCCAGGGCTACGATCTTGCCGCCGCGCGCCTGCACCTCCTCCAGGTTGGACTTCACCTTGGGGTAGAGCTCGTCCGCCGGGGCCAGGGCGAAGGTGGGGAACTTGGGGTCGATGAGCGCGATGGGGCCGTGCTTCATCTCGCCGGAAGCGTAGCCCTCGGCGTGGATGTAGCTGATCTCCTTGAGCTTGAGCGCGCCCTCCAGGGCCAACGGGTAGGAGGTGCCGCGTCCCAGATACAGAAAACTCCGGGCCTCGGAGTAGGCCCTGGCCAGTTCGGCGGCGCGGGAGCGCATCCTCGGCAGCTCGGCCTCCAGCACGCCGGGCAGCGCGGACAGGGTGCGCAGGCAGTTGGCGCGCACGTCCTCGGGCAGCACGCCCTTCTGCTGGCCCCAGTGCATGGCCAGAAGCGTCAGGAGCGTCAGCTGGGAGCACATGGCCTTGGTGGAGGCCACGGAGATTTCAGGCCCGGCCTGGGTGTAGATCACCCGGTCGGCCTCGCGCGAGACCGTGGAGCCCACCACGTTGCACAGGCCCACCACGGTGGCCCCGCGCTCCTTGGCCAGGCGCATGGTGGCCAGGGTGTCCGCCGTCTCGCCCGACTGCGAGATGGCCAGCACCGTGTCGCCGGGGCCCAGGATGGGGTCGCGGTAGCGGAACTCGGAGGCGATCTCCACCCGGGTGGGCACCTTGGCCCATGTCTCCAGCAGGTACATGCCCCACAGGCCCGCGTGGTAGCTGGTGCCGCAGGCCACGATGGTCAGGCGCTCGGGCACGGGCATGCCCTCCAGGTCGGGCAGCAACGCGCGGCAGGCCGAGTGGTCGGCGCGCCCGGCCATGCAGTCCGCGATGACGCGGGGCTGCTCGAAGATCTCCTTGAGCATGAAATGCTTGTACCCGCCCTTCTGGGCGGACTGCACGTCCCAGGCGATGTGCTGGGGCGTCTTCTCGATGGGGGCCAGGGTAGCGGCGTCCATCACCTTCCAGGAGTTGGCGTCGATGCGCACCATCTCGCCGTCCTCCAGGAAGACCACCTCGCGGGTGTAGGGCAGGAAGGCCGGGATGTCCGAGGCCACGAAGTTCTCCCCAACGCCCACGCCCATGACCAGCGGGGAGGACTTGCGCGCCGCGTAGAGCACGCCGGGGTTCTCCAGGCTGACCACACATATCGCGTAGGAGCCGTCCACGCGTCCCAGCGCGTACGACACGGCCTTCTCGAAGTCGCCGTGCTCGGCCAGGTGCAGCCCCACCAGATGCGCCAGGACCTCGGTGTCCGTCTCGGAGGCGAAGCTGACGCCCTTGGCCTTCAGCTCCTCGCGCAGCTCCTGGTAGTTCTCGATGATGCCGTTGTGCACCAGGGCCACGCGGCCGGACTGGTCGCGGTGCGGGTGGGCGTTGCGCTCCACGGGCAGGCCGTGGGTGGCCCAGCGGGTGTGGCCCATGCCCGAGGTGGCCGTGTGCGTGGGCATGGTGGCCAGCTTGTTCTCCAAGTTGCAGAGCTTGCCCTCGGCGCGCACGACGGTGAGCTCGCCGTGCTGGACGTAGGCCACTCCGGCGGAGTCGTAGCCGCGGTATTCGAGACGCTTCAGACCCTCTATGATCACGGGGACCGCGGGGCGGTGCCCGCTATAACCGATGATGCCGCACATGGATGATCCTTCTGTGTCGGGGTGGAAAAACTACCCGCCAGTTCCAGTAATCGACGGAAGTGTCAAGAGCGGGCGAACCCGGCCCAGTCCTCGAGCAGGGAGCGCAGGGCGCGGCCCCGGTGGCTGCGGGCGTTCTTCTGCTCCGCGCTCATCTCGGCGGCTGTGAGGCCCAGCTCCGCGTCGATGAACAGCGGGTCGTAACCGAAGCCCCCGGAACCTTTGGGCGCGAATCCCACGCGGCCTTCCCAGGCGCCAAGCGCCGTGAGCTCGCGTCCGTCCGGGCGGCTGGCCACGATGGCGGAGACGAAGCGGCAGGCCCTTCGGCCCTCGGGCACGTCGGCCAGGGCCGCCAGCAGCTTCTCGTTGTTGGAGGCGTCCGTGGCCCCTTCGCCGGAGTAGCGCGCCGAGCGCACCCCGGGGTCGCCGCCCAGGGCGTCCACCACCAGGCCGGAGTCGTCGGCCAGGGCGATGAGCCCTGTGGCCTGGCTCACGGCCTCGGCCTTGATGCGGGCGTTGGCCTCGAAAGTGTCGCCCGTCTCCTCGATCTCGCCGATCTGGGGGAAGCGGTCCAGGCCCAGAACCTCCACGTCCATTCCGGCCATCATGGCCTGCAGCTCGCGCACCTTGCCCTGGTTGCGCGTGGCCAGCACCACCTGCGTCATCCGTTCCCCCCGTTGTTGTCCGAGCCGCCGCGCCAGATGCCGTCGTGGCGCGGGGCGGCGTAGGATTCCAGATTTTCTTCCACCGCGGCGTCCACCGGCGGCATCACCAGGCGCACCACGGTGCCCCGGCCCACCTCGCTCTCCAGCTCCACCGCGCCGCCCAGCTCGTCGAGTATCTTGCGGGTCATGGCCAGGCCAAGGCCGGAGCCCTTGTCCTTGGTGGAGAAGAAGGGGTTGAACACCTGGTCCAGGTGTTCGGGCAGGATGCCCTTGCCCGTGTCCGCCAGCTCCATGACCACCTGCCCCCTGCGCAGATAGCAGCGCAAGGTCAGCTCGCCGCCCTCGGGCATGGCCTCCATGGAGTTCTTGACCATGTTGATCAGGCACTGCTTGATGAGGTCCGGGTCGCCCTTGACCAGGGGCAGGCCCGAATCCACCTCCACGCGCACGGCGATGTCCTGCTTCTGGCAGCCCAGGGCCATGAGCCCCATGGTCTGCTCGGCGGTGGCCGCCACGTCGATCTGCCCGTCCGCGCCCTGGGTGGGGCGGGCGAAATTGAGCAGGCTCTTCAAAATCTTGTCCAGGCGGTTGGACTCCTCCAGGATGATGGAGACCTTGCCCCGGGCGCGCTCGTCCAGGTTGCCGGAGCGCAGCAGGGAATTGGCGAAGCCCGCGATGGCGAAGAGCGGATTCCTGATCTCGTGGGCCACGTAGGTGGACAGCTCGCCCACGGCGGCCAGCTTCTCGGACTGCTGCAGGCGGCGCTCCATGTAGGTGCGCTGGGTGATGTCGCGGCGCAGGAGCACCACGTGGGAGAGCTTCCCCGCCGTGTCCATCACCGGGTAGGTGTAGACCCTAAAGGTGTGCATGCGCCCCTCGGCGTCCACCACGGTCTGCACCTGCTCGCTCTTGCCGCCTGTGCGCACGCTCTCCCAGAGGGCGGGGTCATCCTTGGCCTCGCACACGCCCTGGAAGCCGCTCAGCGCCTCGCGGCAGGCCTTGCCCAGGAAGTTCCGCCGGGTGCCGCCCAGGCGCTCCAGCACAGCGCGGTTGACCTCCACCACGCAGCCGCTCGAATCCAGCACCACGATGTCGTCGGGTATCTGGTCGATGACCGAGGTCAGCAGGCTCGGCTCGCTGAGCAGGGCATCGGCGCACACGTCCGCTACCGGGCGGATGGGGTCGTCGGTCATGTCCGTCCTCCGTCTTTTTCCGGGCCCAGGGGAAGGGACTCTTCATCCCTGCCGGCGATTTTCACGGTCACGTCGCGCTGCGGGAAGGGGATCTCCACGCCGTGCTCCCGGAAGGCGCGGTCCACGGCTAGGTGGATGTCGGAGCTGGTCCTGGCGGCATTGTCCAGGTCGTTGACCCAGTAGGCCAGGCGGAAGTTGAGGGAGGAATCCGCGAAGGCCATGAAGAACACGACGGGCTTGGGCTCGGCCAGCACGTTGGGGTGGGAGCTGGCCGCCTCCAGCAGCAGCTCCTGCACCAGGGCCGTGTCCGAGCCGTAGGCCACGCCCAATTCAAGCAGGCGGCGCACGCGGCGGTCCTTGTGGGACCAGTTGGTGATCTTCTGGGCGATCAGGTCCGAGTTGGGCACGAACAGGGTGGCGTTGTCGAAGGTCTGCACCACGGTGTTGCGGATGTTCACCCGCTGCACCGTGCCCCAGAGGTCGCCGATCTGGAGCACGTCGCCCGCCTGGACGCTGCGCCCGAAGAGCAGGATCAGGCCGGAGATGAAGTTGTTGATGATGTTCTGCAGGCCGAAGCCGATACCCACGGAGAGGCCGCCCGCCACCACCGCCAGGCTGGTGAAGTTGGCCCCGGCCAGGCGCAGGGCTATGAGCACGTAGAGGCCCCAGACCACGTAGGTGGAGATGGTCTCCAGGAGGTTCAGCACCCCGCGCTCCAGGTCCGGCCGGCGGGCGGGCAGCTCGGCGATGAGCCTGTCCGCCACGCGGGTGGCCGCGCGGGCCAGGTAGAACCCGATGAACATCAGGGCCAGGCGGCCCAGGTCCAGGCTGAAGCCTTCGGCCCCCACGTCCGAGCTCACGGCGGAGAGGAACACGCTGCTGCCCCCCATGGCCAGGGACAGCCAGAACAGGAAGCAGCCCGCCATGGCGATGACCGTCGACGGCAGGGCCAGCCCCCCCGCGAAGGACTTGAGCACTTCACCCGTGAAGTCCGCCGAGGGCCGGGCCACCAGCCTGCCCACCAGCCCGTAGAGCGCGAGCCCCGCCTGCAGCAGCACCAGGGCCATGAACCAACCCTCGGCCGCCAGCATGGTCAGGTTCACCCAGCCGAAGAGCGCGGGCAGGCACAGCAGCGGATAGAGCCAGCCGCCCGCCCCGGCCAGGCGCGACACCGCGTCGGCCCCGCGCCCGCGCGCACTCCTGCGCACCAGCCACCCGGCCGCGAACAGGGCCAGCACCCAGGCCCCGCCCCTGAAGGCGTCCGGCAGCCAGGGCATCTGCAGGAGCACGGCCAGGGTGAACATGCCCCAGGCCAGGCCCACGGGATTTCGCGGCGCGCGGGCCTTGGCGGGCTTGGCCGCAGGCTCGGTTTTCGCCGCTGCGGACGGCACGGCGGCCGGTGCGGCGGATGCTTCGGCGGCGGGTTCTGTTGCGGCGTCGGATGCAGCCGGGTTCGTCACGTCCGCGCAGGCCATGTCCGGCTGCTGCTCCGCGAGTTCGGGCCCGGCCGGAACGGCGTCGCCGCCCTGCTCCGCTCCGGGTTTGGCGGCCGGCGCGACGAGGCCGCCGCAGCGCAGCAGGTGCAGGAACCAGGCGACCCCCAGCACGCCCCGGGAGATCAGCACCTCGGCCAGGGCCCCGGTCTCGGCGCGCACCAGCACGTAGCCCGCGCCCGAGGTGGCCCAGAGCACGCCCACGCCCGCGCCGATCCAGGCCAGGCTGCCCAGCGGCCTGCCCGCCCTGAAGCCGCCGTAACGCTTCTCCAGCCGCTTGAGCGCCACGGCCGCGCCGCCCACCAGCACCACCATGAGGCCCAGGAGGCGGGTGAGCAGGTCCTTGGTGCGGCCGTCGCCCGCGTCGAAGAGGTTGGCGAAGGTGGCCACGTAGCGCGGCAGGTTGCCCATGTGCTGGATGGCCTCCTGCCAGGCTCCCAGGGAGAGCAGGCTCTTGCCGGAGGCGAAGTAGTAGTCCTTCCAGGCCCTGGGGATGCGCTCCTTGACGGTCTGGACGGAGCGCCCGATGCCCGCCGTGAGGTCGCGCGTGGGGTTGAGGCCCTGGTCCAGCACGGTCTTCACGCGGCCAAGCTTGTTCTTGAGCTTGCGCAGGTCGCCCAGGAAATCGTTGAGGGATTTGGTCAGCTCCGGCGATGGCCCATCGGCCGCCTGCTGCGAGAACTCGGCGTCCAGCTCGCCCAGGCGCTCCTGGAAGCGCTTGAGGTCGGCGTCAGCCTTCTGGAAGGGCTGGGTCACGGCCTCCACGCGGGCCTGCAGGATGTCCAGCCCGGCCAGCACGGCGCGCAGCTCCATGGGGTTGCTGCCGGACACGCGCCCGAGCACCATGAGCTCGTCGAGCTTTTTGCGCAGGGAGGCGAGATCCTGCCGGGTCTGCTTGACCATGCCGGGCAGCGTCTGGGAGACGCCGTCCACGTATTCGATCTGGTACTGCAGCTCCTCGTAGTTGCGCTGGAGCATGAGCTTCCAGCTCTCGCCCTCCTCGGCGTGGGCGGCGGAGCTGGCGAAAAGCGGCGCCGCGGCGAGCAGCGCGAACAGGGCGGCTATCAGAAGGCGCGGCCGCAGGCCGCGGCCGCGCAGGGCGGAAGTCATGGGCATGTACTGATCTCCAAAGCCGGGCGCGGGTCGTTTCCCCTGCGCCTCTCATTCTTATTTAGCGGGTTCCGGGCGCGATATCAATGTGGACCGCCCGCGGCGCGTCCCCTCCCGCTTCGCGCCTCGCTTTTTGGCGCGCTCACTGCTAGAAGGCCCGCATGGCCGACACGATTCCCGTCTACACGATCTCCCTTGGCTGCCCCAAGAACCTGGTGGACACCGAGTTCCTGCTGGGCGGCCTGCCCGGGCGCGCCCGCCCGGTGGACCGTCCCGAGGACGCCGCCCTGGTGCTGGTGAACACCTGCGGCTTCATCCGCCCCGCTGTGGAGGAGTCCGTCTCCGAAATCCTCGACGCGGCCGAAGCCATCGCCAACCTCTCGCCCAGGCCGCTGCTGGCCGTGGCGGGCTGCCTGGTGAGCCGCTACGGCGGTGAGCTGGCCCAGTCCATGCCCGAGGTGGACCTCTGGCTCACCACCCACGAGCTGCCGGACTGGCCCGCCAAGATCGCCCTGGCCATGGGCCGGGCCGCCGCCGGGACCCCCGCGCGCATCCACTCCAGCCCGCCCGGGTACGCCTACCTCAAGGTCAGCGAGGGCTGCCGCCACAAGTGCCGCTTCTGCACCATCCCGTCCATCCGTGGCACGCTCAAGAGCACGCCCGTGGCCGAGCTGGCCCGCGAGGCCGAAAATATTCTCTCCACCGGCCGCAAGGAGCTCATCCTGGTGGCCCAGGACCTTACCGCCTTCGGGCACGACCTGGACCCCAAGCAGGACCTTCGCGCCCTGCTGGAGGCCCTGCTGCCCCTCTCCGGCCTGGAGCGGCTGCGCCTGCTCTACCTCTACCCCGCCGGGCTGACCCCTGAGCTGCTGGACTTCCTCAAGGACGCCGGGCCGCCCTTCGTGCCCTACTTCGACATCCCCCTGCAGCACGCCCACCCTGACATCCTGCGCTCCATGGGCCGCCCCTTCGCCAAGGACCCAAGGCGCGTCATCGACTTGGTGCGCTCCCGCTTCCCCGAGGCGGCCATCCGCACCAGCCTCATCGTGGGCTACCCGGGCGAGACGCGCACCCATTTCAACTTCCTGCTCAACTTCGTGCGGGAGGTGCGCTTCCAGCACCTGGGCGTGTTCGCCTATCAGCGGGAAGAGGGCACCCCGGCCGCGGCCATGCCCGGCCAGGTTGGCGCTAAGACCAGCCAGGGCCGCAAGGATGCAATCATGGCCGCGCAGGCCGAAATATCGGAGGAGTGGCTTTCCGGGTTCGAGAACATGAGTTTGGATGTGCTGGTGGACGCCCCCCACCCCGAGTGGCCCGGGCTGCACGTTGGGCGCACCTGGTTCCAGGCCCCGGAGATCGACGGCGTGACCTATGTTTCAGGGCCTGGGGTCAAGCCCGGAGCCATGGTCAAGGCCCTGATCGAGGAAGCCAAGACCTACGACTTGGTGGCCCTGGCCTGACAGCCGGGAAGAGCCTCCGGCGGCCAGAGGGTCTTCGACCCTCTGGACTCCCTTATAGTTTCGCGTCCTGATCGGCCCAGCTTCGCGTTAGATCCAGCCTTCGGCGGCGAGGCGCTCCACCAGCTCCCCGGCGTGCGCGGCAAGGAAATCCGGCCCTGTGTCGGCAAGAGTCCTTACGTCGGTCTCACCGCTGGCCACGGCCGCCGCGAAGGCACCCGCCCGGCGCGCGGTAAGCACGTCCAGCGGGTGGTCCCCCACCATCAGGGCCGCCTCCGGCCCCACGCCGAGCCCGCCGAGCGCGGCCAGCAGGTGCGCCGGGTCGGGCTTCACGGCGTCCACGTCCTCACGGGTGAGCAGCACGGAGAGATACTCCCCGGCGTCCGGGAACACTGTCGCCACCGAAGCGCGCGTGTTGCGCGTGATCACCGCCGGGGCCACACCCACCCGCCTGAGCGCCGTCAGAATGGGCCGGGTGAACCCGAACAGGCTCGTGCGCGATGCGGCCTCGGCCTCCATCTCCTCGATGATGGCGAGCGCCGCCCGTCTGAAGTGCCCCGCAGGGTCCGCTTCCATGCTCCCGGCCAGCCGCTCTATCCATTCCAGGGCGGGCAGATGGCCCGGCTCGGCCCTGCCGCAGGGGTAGCCAGCCCCCAGGTCCCCGATGCGCCGCTTCATGAGCGCGAAATCGAGCGCGGGCCTTGCCAGCGTCCCGTCGAAATCGAACACCACCGCGCGCAGGCGTGTCACCTTCTCCATCGTTGCCTCCCGCAGCGCAACCGGGTATCAGGAGGCCCTCCTGGGGGCAAGATGACACACTACGACGTTCTCATCGCCGGGGCCGGTCCCGCCGGGACGGCCGCCGCCGCCGTGCTCGCCCGCGCGGGCGCATCCGTTCTGCTGCTCGACCGCAAGACCTTCCCGCGCGACAAGCTCTGCGCCGGGCTCTTCACCTGGAAAACCGTGCGCACCCTGGGCCGCGTGTTCGGCGCCACGGCCGAGGAGCTGGTCGCGAACGGCGTCATCAACCACGTCAGCCACGAATACCGCATCCGCCACCG is a genomic window containing:
- a CDS encoding lysophospholipid acyltransferase family protein: MHPRSDQSRNDIFRLEDNVRHPLARTVLRLAGKPIAKALGLDQLSRSYSRIPAQATGMDFLRGLVDAFGFKCNVLSEDLARIPASGPVMAVANHPFGGLEGIFLAEMLNRVRPDAKIMANHLLGRIRELRELFILVDPFGTENSLGRNIAPLRESIAWLRDGAALGVFPAGEVAHFNVREGRVAEPSWSPSIARIIKACGATVVPVHFAGANGAMFHLAGLVHPKLRTMLLPREFVNKARTTVEVRVGQPIAPARLEELSDKQAADYLRLHTEMLGGGEARKSPFRSFPVRSISRQEALIAPQDSSLMEAEVARLPEASLLLESGGFRVYEARSKDIPLVLKEIGRLREATFRKVGEGTGSSCDLDSFDAFYSHVFIWNVKEREVVGAYRLGRTDEILAERGPAGLYVGTLFRLKPRFLHELGPALEMGRSFVRVEYQKSYNALLLLWKGIGTVVAREPRYRRLFGPVSITNEYQASSRQLIAGYFESCGQKPDLSRFVKPRKPLKAPGWLKRAARTLVDDVERLSELVSAAERDRKGIPVLLRQYLKLGGKILAFNVDPGFSDALDGLIVVDLLHTERKQLERYLGKEGLAGFLAFHDDGGFKRSA
- a CDS encoding N-acetylmuramoyl-L-alanine amidase — its product is MRVIRPAALAARPLLLAFLLAALGLCAGSWTGRGLALAASAQDAAKASGQTPSAKSAKPSKADKAAKSSKQAKDSKQAKPASAPKLTPVTDVQIWSGKDYSRIAVVLGGEVQHHWQLLPPEASKDGLRRLYVDLDDTRIKPGVPGRFDVRGDVARKVRLAPYKPGVTRLVVEVENLKSQQVFVLENPYRIIVDVQGQSAKARAAEDKAAGGKSAEPQAQPKGKAKAQAAPEAAVQEAAPGEAVPLLATPGRKRMARQLVEQLGLTVRRVMVDAGHGGKDPGAHGAGGLVEKDVNLRIAKLLGGKLEKMGFEVLYTRTQDKFVSLEGRTAMANARKADLFVSIHCNAHGDSGSSGLETYSLNLASTPDEVRVAARENSVDPRRISDMQKILDELMHASKLTESRDFARAAHASALSQAKRGGSTRDRGLHEAPFYVLLGAKMPAILVEVGYITNPAEAARLRNEKYLEGLAQGIAEGVRAYKQKIERFGG
- the glmS gene encoding glutamine--fructose-6-phosphate transaminase (isomerizing) — protein: MCGIIGYSGHRPAVPVIIEGLKRLEYRGYDSAGVAYVQHGELTVVRAEGKLCNLENKLATMPTHTATSGMGHTRWATHGLPVERNAHPHRDQSGRVALVHNGIIENYQELREELKAKGVSFASETDTEVLAHLVGLHLAEHGDFEKAVSYALGRVDGSYAICVVSLENPGVLYAARKSSPLVMGVGVGENFVASDIPAFLPYTREVVFLEDGEMVRIDANSWKVMDAATLAPIEKTPQHIAWDVQSAQKGGYKHFMLKEIFEQPRVIADCMAGRADHSACRALLPDLEGMPVPERLTIVACGTSYHAGLWGMYLLETWAKVPTRVEIASEFRYRDPILGPGDTVLAISQSGETADTLATMRLAKERGATVVGLCNVVGSTVSREADRVIYTQAGPEISVASTKAMCSQLTLLTLLAMHWGQQKGVLPEDVRANCLRTLSALPGVLEAELPRMRSRAAELARAYSEARSFLYLGRGTSYPLALEGALKLKEISYIHAEGYASGEMKHGPIALIDPKFPTFALAPADELYPKVKSNLEEVQARGGKIVALAPAGTDLRVEDLWEVPNVWGPMNTFLMLPALQLFAYEMADYLGKDVDQPRNLAKSVTVE
- a CDS encoding XTP/dITP diphosphatase, giving the protein MTQVVLATRNQGKVRELQAMMAGMDVEVLGLDRFPQIGEIEETGDTFEANARIKAEAVSQATGLIALADDSGLVVDALGGDPGVRSARYSGEGATDASNNEKLLAALADVPEGRRACRFVSAIVASRPDGRELTALGAWEGRVGFAPKGSGGFGYDPLFIDAELGLTAAEMSAEQKNARSHRGRALRSLLEDWAGFARS
- a CDS encoding two-component system sensor histidine kinase NtrB: MTDDPIRPVADVCADALLSEPSLLTSVIDQIPDDIVVLDSSGCVVEVNRAVLERLGGTRRNFLGKACREALSGFQGVCEAKDDPALWESVRTGGKSEQVQTVVDAEGRMHTFRVYTYPVMDTAGKLSHVVLLRRDITQRTYMERRLQQSEKLAAVGELSTYVAHEIRNPLFAIAGFANSLLRSGNLDERARGKVSIILEESNRLDKILKSLLNFARPTQGADGQIDVAATAEQTMGLMALGCQKQDIAVRVEVDSGLPLVKGDPDLIKQCLINMVKNSMEAMPEGGELTLRCYLRRGQVVMELADTGKGILPEHLDQVFNPFFSTKDKGSGLGLAMTRKILDELGGAVELESEVGRGTVVRLVMPPVDAAVEENLESYAAPRHDGIWRGGSDNNGGNG
- a CDS encoding mechanosensitive ion channel domain-containing protein, with amino-acid sequence MPMTSALRGRGLRPRLLIAALFALLAAAPLFASSAAHAEEGESWKLMLQRNYEELQYQIEYVDGVSQTLPGMVKQTRQDLASLRKKLDELMVLGRVSGSNPMELRAVLAGLDILQARVEAVTQPFQKADADLKRFQERLGELDAEFSQQAADGPSPELTKSLNDFLGDLRKLKNKLGRVKTVLDQGLNPTRDLTAGIGRSVQTVKERIPRAWKDYYFASGKSLLSLGAWQEAIQHMGNLPRYVATFANLFDAGDGRTKDLLTRLLGLMVVLVGGAAVALKRLEKRYGGFRAGRPLGSLAWIGAGVGVLWATSGAGYVLVRAETGALAEVLISRGVLGVAWFLHLLRCGGLVAPAAKPGAEQGGDAVPAGPELAEQQPDMACADVTNPAASDAATEPAAEASAAPAAVPSAAAKTEPAAKPAKARAPRNPVGLAWGMFTLAVLLQMPWLPDAFRGGAWVLALFAAGWLVRRSARGRGADAVSRLAGAGGWLYPLLCLPALFGWVNLTMLAAEGWFMALVLLQAGLALYGLVGRLVARPSADFTGEVLKSFAGGLALPSTVIAMAGCFLFWLSLAMGGSSVFLSAVSSDVGAEGFSLDLGRLALMFIGFYLARAATRVADRLIAELPARRPDLERGVLNLLETISTYVVWGLYVLIALRLAGANFTSLAVVAGGLSVGIGFGLQNIINNFISGLILLFGRSVQAGDVLQIGDLWGTVQRVNIRNTVVQTFDNATLFVPNSDLIAQKITNWSHKDRRVRRLLELGVAYGSDTALVQELLLEAASSHPNVLAEPKPVVFFMAFADSSLNFRLAYWVNDLDNAARTSSDIHLAVDRAFREHGVEIPFPQRDVTVKIAGRDEESLPLGPEKDGGRT
- the rimO gene encoding 30S ribosomal protein S12 methylthiotransferase RimO gives rise to the protein MADTIPVYTISLGCPKNLVDTEFLLGGLPGRARPVDRPEDAALVLVNTCGFIRPAVEESVSEILDAAEAIANLSPRPLLAVAGCLVSRYGGELAQSMPEVDLWLTTHELPDWPAKIALAMGRAAAGTPARIHSSPPGYAYLKVSEGCRHKCRFCTIPSIRGTLKSTPVAELAREAENILSTGRKELILVAQDLTAFGHDLDPKQDLRALLEALLPLSGLERLRLLYLYPAGLTPELLDFLKDAGPPFVPYFDIPLQHAHPDILRSMGRPFAKDPRRVIDLVRSRFPEAAIRTSLIVGYPGETRTHFNFLLNFVREVRFQHLGVFAYQREEGTPAAAMPGQVGAKTSQGRKDAIMAAQAEISEEWLSGFENMSLDVLVDAPHPEWPGLHVGRTWFQAPEIDGVTYVSGPGVKPGAMVKALIEEAKTYDLVALA